The Candidatus Abyssobacteria bacterium SURF_5 genome contains a region encoding:
- a CDS encoding efflux RND transporter periplasmic adaptor subunit, whose translation MLVAAALALVVIAVIYGLMEKPVRVQTQAVSRGPMTVSVEEDGKTRVIDRYTITAPVAGFLRRIRLDEGDPVSAGQDVATLEPLRPENPDPRTRARAQADVDAAEAALRRAEEEVERVAAEADYAQAEYRRKQGLFKEGIVSQDEFDRAEAQARAAEAALKSARFAVEVARHQLEAARTALRYTAEAAPSEAIELKSPVTGSVFEVFRESEGVVSTGEAVMEIGDPSALEVEVDLLSDDAVKVEPGTRVFFERWGGGDPLEGRVRVVEPSGFLKISALGVEEQRVLIISDITSPREVWKNLGDEYRVDASFVIWEGEDVLRVPESALFRHEGGWAVFVVEGGRASLRPVEIGQRNGVTAQVLSGLSEGEEVIIHPNRDVEDGARIKPWQE comes from the coding sequence ATGCTCGTGGCGGCGGCGCTGGCGCTTGTTGTCATCGCGGTCATATATGGATTGATGGAGAAGCCGGTCCGGGTGCAGACGCAGGCCGTGAGCCGCGGACCCATGACCGTCTCGGTTGAAGAAGACGGCAAAACGCGCGTGATCGACAGATACACGATCACGGCGCCGGTGGCCGGTTTTCTCAGGCGCATACGCTTGGATGAGGGCGATCCGGTTTCAGCGGGCCAGGACGTGGCCACGCTCGAGCCGTTGCGTCCGGAGAATCCCGATCCGAGGACGCGCGCCAGGGCGCAAGCCGACGTGGACGCCGCCGAGGCCGCGCTCAGAAGAGCGGAAGAGGAAGTTGAGCGAGTCGCCGCAGAGGCCGACTACGCCCAGGCTGAATATCGCAGAAAGCAGGGCTTGTTCAAGGAGGGCATTGTCTCGCAAGACGAGTTCGACAGGGCGGAGGCGCAGGCTCGTGCGGCCGAAGCGGCGCTCAAATCCGCACGGTTTGCGGTCGAGGTCGCGCGCCACCAGTTGGAGGCTGCCCGCACCGCTCTGAGATATACGGCTGAAGCGGCGCCTTCGGAGGCGATCGAACTGAAATCCCCTGTAACAGGCAGTGTTTTTGAGGTGTTCCGCGAGAGTGAGGGCGTCGTATCGACGGGCGAGGCAGTCATGGAGATAGGCGATCCGTCGGCCCTCGAGGTCGAGGTGGACCTCTTGTCCGACGATGCGGTAAAGGTGGAGCCGGGGACGCGCGTCTTTTTTGAGCGATGGGGCGGCGGCGACCCGCTCGAGGGGAGGGTGCGTGTGGTTGAGCCATCGGGTTTCTTGAAGATATCCGCACTCGGTGTCGAAGAGCAGAGGGTCCTTATTATATCCGATATTACCTCGCCTCGCGAGGTCTGGAAGAATCTGGGGGATGAGTACCGCGTGGACGCCTCGTTCGTGATCTGGGAAGGCGAAGACGTGCTCCGGGTGCCGGAGAGCGCGCTTTTCCGGCACGAAGGCGGCTGGGCCGTCTTTGTCGTCGAAGGCGGCAGGGCTTCGCTCAGGCCGGTTGAAATCGGCCAGAGGAACGGTGTAACGGCGCAGGTGCTTTCCGGTCTGAGCGAAGGCGAAGAGGTGATTATCCATCCCAATCGCGACGTCGAGGACGGCGCCCGCATCAAGCCGTGGCAGGAATAG
- a CDS encoding FtsX-like permease family protein — translation MRSLEKKLLRNLWEMKAQALAIAIVIVSGVATFILSVSTMESLKRTQARFYADYRFADVFASLKRAPDGLAARIAEIPGVDRVETRVVAEVKLEIPDYDEPVTGRLVSVPDIGEPELNQLYLTEGRMVEPGRDDEVVLGEAFAEAHGIRPGFTFTAVINGRLKELAVVGVALSPEYVYQLKPGTIFPDFERYAVMWMARTPLGTAYDMDGAFNDVALSVNHAAAVESVIDRLDVLLEPYGGTGAYGRIDQVSHRYLSEEFKQLANMATVFPVIFLGVAAFLLNIVVTRLVDTQREQIAVLKAFGYTNRDIGLHYAALVLAITLIGVTGGIGVGMRLGKGLSNMYMDYYRFPFIDYGLDASTAFEGALISIAAAMAGALFAVRKAAILPPAVAMRPAPPAVYRVSLVERAGLGRLLSPQARMITRNIERTPVKSMLTVIGIAFACAVLVAGMFFRDAVDYIVEVQFGLAQRDDLAVSFVEPTSWEALYSLQGLQGVERVEPFRSVPATLRFGHRSYRTSIMGIQNGGDLYQLLDTQFRQVDLPSRGVVLTDYLAEILGISPGDTLTVEVLEGERPVRQVAVAGLVNEFIGVSAYMEISALNRLMREGHAISGAYLSTDSAYDSRIYRELHEMPRVAGTTVRKLAIESFYETMSGQVLIFTTIMTALAMSIAFGVVYNSARISLSERSRDLGSLRVLGFTRGEVSFILLGELAALTLASIPIGFGLGRLMATYMLVGMESDLFRLPVIIGANTYAFAAAVVLVAAVASGIVVKMRLDRLALVEILKTKE, via the coding sequence ATGAGGTCGCTTGAGAAGAAGCTGCTGAGGAACCTTTGGGAGATGAAGGCGCAGGCTCTCGCGATCGCGATAGTCATCGTCAGCGGGGTCGCCACGTTCATTCTCTCCGTAAGCACGATGGAATCGTTGAAGCGCACTCAGGCGAGGTTCTATGCAGACTACCGCTTTGCGGACGTTTTCGCCTCGTTGAAGCGCGCGCCCGACGGACTTGCCGCCAGGATCGCTGAGATTCCGGGGGTGGACCGCGTCGAGACGAGGGTGGTCGCGGAGGTCAAGCTTGAGATTCCCGATTACGACGAGCCGGTAACGGGACGCCTTGTCTCGGTGCCGGATATCGGCGAGCCGGAATTGAATCAATTGTACCTTACCGAGGGACGAATGGTCGAGCCGGGCCGGGACGACGAGGTCGTGCTGGGCGAGGCGTTTGCCGAAGCTCATGGAATCAGACCCGGCTTCACGTTTACCGCGGTAATCAATGGAAGGCTCAAGGAATTGGCTGTGGTTGGGGTGGCTCTCTCACCCGAATACGTGTACCAATTGAAGCCCGGGACCATCTTTCCCGATTTCGAGCGGTATGCCGTGATGTGGATGGCCCGGACCCCGCTGGGCACTGCATACGACATGGACGGCGCTTTCAACGACGTGGCGCTGTCGGTTAATCATGCCGCCGCCGTGGAGAGCGTGATAGACCGGCTTGACGTCTTGCTCGAGCCTTACGGCGGCACGGGAGCATACGGCCGTATTGACCAGGTGTCGCATAGATACCTGTCGGAAGAATTCAAACAACTCGCGAACATGGCGACGGTGTTTCCGGTCATTTTTCTTGGGGTTGCCGCGTTTCTCCTGAACATTGTTGTGACGCGCCTGGTCGATACCCAGCGCGAGCAGATAGCGGTTCTCAAGGCTTTCGGATATACAAACCGCGACATCGGGCTGCACTACGCGGCGCTGGTTCTCGCAATCACGCTCATTGGGGTGACCGGCGGAATAGGCGTCGGAATGCGGTTGGGCAAAGGCCTGAGCAACATGTACATGGATTACTATCGCTTCCCGTTTATCGACTACGGGCTTGATGCGTCCACCGCCTTTGAAGGCGCCCTTATCAGTATTGCCGCGGCCATGGCGGGTGCGCTGTTCGCCGTAAGGAAAGCCGCCATTTTGCCGCCGGCCGTAGCGATGAGACCCGCCCCGCCCGCGGTGTACCGTGTATCTCTTGTCGAGCGCGCGGGGCTGGGGCGGCTTTTGTCGCCGCAGGCGCGCATGATAACGAGGAATATCGAGCGTACGCCGGTAAAATCAATGCTTACGGTGATCGGGATTGCATTTGCATGCGCCGTACTGGTGGCAGGTATGTTCTTTCGAGATGCGGTGGATTACATCGTGGAGGTGCAGTTCGGACTTGCGCAACGCGACGATCTTGCGGTATCATTCGTGGAACCGACGTCCTGGGAGGCTCTCTACTCGCTCCAAGGTCTTCAGGGAGTGGAGCGCGTCGAGCCATTCAGGTCTGTGCCCGCCACGCTCCGATTCGGCCACCGAAGCTACCGGACGTCCATCATGGGCATTCAGAACGGGGGAGACCTGTACCAGCTTCTGGACACGCAGTTCCGGCAGGTTGACCTGCCGTCCCGCGGCGTGGTGCTGACCGACTATCTGGCCGAAATACTTGGTATTTCGCCGGGTGATACGTTAACCGTGGAGGTGCTCGAGGGCGAAAGACCGGTACGGCAGGTAGCTGTCGCGGGACTGGTCAATGAATTCATCGGCGTTTCCGCATACATGGAGATATCGGCCCTGAACAGGCTGATGCGCGAGGGCCATGCGATTTCGGGCGCCTATCTATCCACCGATTCGGCCTATGACAGCCGCATCTATCGGGAGCTGCATGAGATGCCCCGAGTAGCCGGCACCACAGTGAGGAAGCTGGCTATCGAGAGCTTCTACGAGACCATGAGCGGGCAGGTCCTGATATTCACCACGATTATGACCGCGTTGGCAATGTCAATCGCGTTCGGCGTGGTGTACAACAGCGCGCGGATATCTCTTTCGGAGCGGAGCCGCGACCTCGGCAGCCTCCGCGTGCTGGGCTTCACGCGCGGCGAAGTCTCTTTCATACTGTTGGGAGAACTTGCAGCACTGACGCTGGCGTCGATACCTATCGGCTTTGGGCTCGGGCGCCTGATGGCGACGTACATGCTCGTGGGAATGGAGTCGGACCTCTTCAGGTTACCCGTGATAATAGGCGCAAACACGTACGCATTCGCCGCCGCCGTGGTGCTTGTGGCAGCCGTGGCTTCAGGCATAGTCGTAAAGATGCGGCTCGATCGGCTCGCGCTTGTAGAGATACTCAAGACGAAGGAGTAG
- a CDS encoding ABC transporter ATP-binding protein — protein MEKDLSEGGSSPKIVFQAEKLTKVYHMGEVDVQALRGVDMKLYAGEMVVLLGPSGSGKSTLLNILGGLDTASGGRVLYDGLELTSASDKELTEYRRSYVGFVFQFYNLIPSLTALENVAVVTEIAEKSMNPMDALRIVGLGERSGHFPAQLSGGEQQRVAIARAIAKNPSVLLCDEPTGALDSSTGVLVLEALDRVNRELGTTTAVITHNSEIAAMADRVMRMHDGLIAEVTINERRKPPREIHW, from the coding sequence ATGGAAAAAGATTTATCTGAGGGCGGCTCCAGTCCAAAGATCGTTTTTCAGGCGGAGAAACTGACAAAGGTCTATCATATGGGCGAAGTCGATGTGCAGGCGCTTCGCGGCGTGGACATGAAGCTGTATGCTGGAGAGATGGTCGTTCTGCTCGGCCCGTCGGGGAGCGGAAAATCGACATTGCTCAATATCCTGGGAGGTCTCGACACGGCCTCAGGCGGACGTGTTCTTTATGACGGGCTCGAATTGACCAGCGCCAGCGATAAGGAATTGACCGAATACAGGCGCTCGTACGTCGGCTTCGTTTTTCAGTTCTACAACCTCATTCCGAGTCTGACCGCGCTGGAAAACGTCGCGGTTGTCACCGAGATAGCCGAAAAATCGATGAATCCGATGGATGCGCTTCGGATCGTCGGGCTTGGCGAGAGGAGCGGCCATTTCCCGGCGCAGCTTTCTGGCGGAGAGCAGCAGCGGGTGGCAATTGCACGGGCGATCGCAAAGAACCCTTCTGTGCTGCTGTGCGACGAGCCGACGGGCGCGCTCGATTCCTCAACCGGGGTCCTGGTCCTCGAGGCGCTCGATAGGGTAAACCGGGAACTGGGGACCACCACGGCAGTTATAACCCACAATTCCGAGATCGCGGCCATGGCCGACCGCGTGATGAGGATGCACGACGGGCTCATTGCCGAGGTCACGATAAACGAGCGAAGGAAACCTCCGAGGGAGATTCATTGGTGA